In the genome of Pseudomonas sp. Teo4, the window GGCGCTCACGCACCCGCGAGTCCTCAGGCAGCGATCGCATGTACCTGGCCGGGCGCAGCGCCGACTTCGACAGCGGCGCCTTCGATGTGCTGGGCGCGAGCTACGACGTTGGCCATGGCCTGGTCGCCAGCGTCTTTCGCGGCGAACTGCACGACGTCTACCGGCAAGACTTCTACGGCCTGGTGCACACGCTGCCACTGGCGACGGGCATGTCGCTGCTCACCGACATGCGCTACTTCGACAGCAACAGCGCCGGCACCGCCAAAGCCGGGAGCGTCGACAACCGCAACTTCAACATGATGAGCACCCTGACCCTGGGCGCGCACAAGGTGGGGGTGGGCTACCAGCGCATGTACGGCAACGATGCCTTCCCCACCCTGAACGGCTACACCCCGCCCTACACCGTCAACCTGGTCACGATCGGCACCTTCACCAGCGCCGAAGAGGTCTCCTGGCAGGCCCGTTACGACTACAACTTCGCGGCACTGGGCCTCCCCGGCCTGAGCTTCATGACGCGCTACGTGCGTGGCGATGACATTCGCACCAGCACGGGTAGCGGCCATGAATGGGAGCGTGACACCGACCTCACCTATGTCATTCAGAGCGGTGCTTTACAGGGCCTGGCCGTGCGTTGGCGAAACGCCGCCTACCGCTCCAGCTACGCCAGCGACATGGACGAGAACCGCCTGATCCTCAGCTACACCCTGAAACTCTGGTGATCCCCTTCACGCCTGCCCTTCGAGGTATACCCATGAGCCAGACCTACGAATCCCTGCAACTCGCGCAGAACCACGCCAGCACCCATCGCCAGATCGCCTGGCGGATGATGCCACTGCTGCTGATCAGCTACGTCTTCGCCCACCTGGACCGCATCAACATCGGCTTCGCCAAACTGCAGATGAGTGCCGACCTGCAGTTCTCCGACACCGTTTATGGCCTGGGCGCCGGCCTGTTCTTCGTCGCCTATGCGATGTTCGGCGTGCCCGCCAACCTGATTCTCGACAAGCTCGGACCACGCCGCTGGATCGCCCTGATGATGGTGACCTGGGGGCTGTTGTCCAGCGGCATGCTGCTGATCGAAAGCGCCCACGGTTTCTACGCCCTGCGCTTTGGCCTGGGCGTGGCCGAAGCCGGCTTCTTCCCAGGCATTCTGGTCTACCTCTACCGCTGGTTCCCGGCCGGGCGCAGGGCGTCTATCACTGCGCTGTTCACCATTGCCGTGCCCATGGCCGGCGTGGTCGGTGGGCCGGTGTCGGGGTGGATTCTGGAACACATGCAAGGCACCGCCGGGCTGCGCGGCTGGCAGTGGATGTTCCTCATCGAAGGCCTGCCAGTGGTGGCGCTGGGCTTGGTGATACTGGCGCGGCTGGATGACCGGATCGAGGATGCTCGCTGGCTCAGCGACGAGCAGAAGCAGGCGCTGCGCGAAGCGCTGGCCGGCGAAGAGGCGCGCAAGCAGATCAATTCCTGGCGCGGCATCTTCGGCAATGGCCAGGTCTGGTTGCTGGTGGCGATCTATTTCGCCGTCATGCTGGCGGTCAATACCCTGGCGTTCTGGATGCCTGCGCTGATCCATGGTTCGGGCATTGCCCACGACAGCCAGGTCGGCTTGCTCAGTGCCCTGCCCTACCTGGCAGGCTGCTTCTTCATGATTGCCGTGGGCCGCTCCTCTGACCACCACAAGGAGCGCCGCTGGCACCTGAGCGTGCCGATCCTGATGTGCGCACTGGGCTTGACGCTGACGGGCCTGCAACCGCAGTCTCCAACGCTGGTCATGACCGGGCTGGCCATTGCTGGCATGGGCGCCAGCAGCGCGTTGCCGATGTTCTGGCAG includes:
- a CDS encoding OprD family porin, with product MFKPEPGITCLRLALAAGLALPLLARADFVDDSQGSLELRNFYQNRDFRQTGAAKSQVGNWSQAFMLRMQSGFTEGPVGFGLDYLGLLGVKLDSGRGRSGDGTLPFGAQSGRPVDDFSHMGVTGKVRVSKTRLDVGILTPTLPVVFRDDMRLMPQTFDGALVESREIDRLTLTAGQLWRSRTRESSGSDRMYLAGRSADFDSGAFDVLGASYDVGHGLVASVFRGELHDVYRQDFYGLVHTLPLATGMSLLTDMRYFDSNSAGTAKAGSVDNRNFNMMSTLTLGAHKVGVGYQRMYGNDAFPTLNGYTPPYTVNLVTIGTFTSAEEVSWQARYDYNFAALGLPGLSFMTRYVRGDDIRTSTGSGHEWERDTDLTYVIQSGALQGLAVRWRNAAYRSSYASDMDENRLILSYTLKLW
- a CDS encoding MFS transporter, with amino-acid sequence MSQTYESLQLAQNHASTHRQIAWRMMPLLLISYVFAHLDRINIGFAKLQMSADLQFSDTVYGLGAGLFFVAYAMFGVPANLILDKLGPRRWIALMMVTWGLLSSGMLLIESAHGFYALRFGLGVAEAGFFPGILVYLYRWFPAGRRASITALFTIAVPMAGVVGGPVSGWILEHMQGTAGLRGWQWMFLIEGLPVVALGLVILARLDDRIEDARWLSDEQKQALREALAGEEARKQINSWRGIFGNGQVWLLVAIYFAVMLAVNTLAFWMPALIHGSGIAHDSQVGLLSALPYLAGCFFMIAVGRSSDHHKERRWHLSVPILMCALGLTLTGLQPQSPTLVMTGLAIAGMGASSALPMFWQLPPAYLAGPILAPGIALVSSLGSVAAFVAPYLIGWMRDNTNSASLALYLLSLAIALGALLVLRTPAAVVNPR